A section of the Neorhizobium galegae bv. orientalis str. HAMBI 540 genome encodes:
- a CDS encoding aldose 1-epimerase family protein: MSDVTRISNPHLTVDISSLGSEMQALTAADGRSFLWNGDAAFWNGRSPVLFPMVGKAPENRISVEGKTCEMGQHGFARRSEFTLASSSGTTCRYELAASDATRAVYPFEFLLAVEHSLDGRTLTVAAEVENRDQRPMPFGLGFHPAFVWPIPGGTGKAHTITLDNGAEPALTRLEGGLVKPEKLPSPFTAGSLTLDHAMFEADAMIFPEGAGEGLTYAAEGGPALKFSFDNLPNLALWQKPGAPFICIEPWHGTAAELGGSDDIAKRPYGVVLQPGEKARFAFTVELPA, encoded by the coding sequence ATGTCCGACGTTACCCGCATCTCCAACCCGCACCTGACCGTCGACATCTCCTCGCTCGGCTCGGAGATGCAGGCGCTGACGGCGGCGGATGGCCGCTCGTTTCTCTGGAATGGCGATGCCGCCTTCTGGAACGGCCGCTCGCCAGTCCTGTTTCCGATGGTCGGCAAGGCGCCCGAAAACCGGATTAGCGTCGAGGGCAAGACCTGCGAGATGGGTCAGCACGGTTTTGCCCGCCGCAGCGAGTTTACGCTCGCCTCGTCGAGCGGGACCACGTGCCGCTACGAGCTCGCCGCATCCGACGCGACCCGCGCCGTCTATCCGTTCGAATTCTTGCTGGCGGTCGAGCATTCGCTGGATGGCCGGACGCTGACGGTCGCGGCCGAAGTCGAGAACCGCGATCAGCGGCCGATGCCCTTCGGCCTCGGGTTCCACCCGGCCTTCGTCTGGCCGATCCCTGGCGGTACGGGCAAGGCCCACACCATCACCCTCGACAACGGCGCCGAACCGGCTTTGACGCGGCTGGAAGGCGGGCTGGTCAAGCCGGAAAAGCTGCCGTCGCCGTTTACGGCAGGCAGCCTGACGCTCGACCATGCGATGTTCGAGGCGGATGCGATGATCTTTCCGGAAGGGGCGGGCGAGGGGCTGACCTATGCCGCCGAGGGCGGTCCCGCGCTCAAATTTTCCTTCGATAACCTGCCGAACCTGGCGCTCTGGCAGAAACCCGGAGCCCCCTTCATCTGCATCGAACCCTGGCACGGCACCGCAGCCGAACTCGGCGGTTCGGACGATATCGCCAAGCGTCCCTACGGCGTGGTTCTCCAGCCGGGCGAAAAGGCCCGCTTCGCCTTCACGGTGGAACTGCCGGCGTAA
- a CDS encoding (R)-mandelonitrile lyase, with product MDIKRSGSQPSKAPPQYFTGTVRLDPIVEAPEPARVRALSVTFEPGARTDWHTHPLGQTLLVTAGAGLAQVWGEPVRAIRPGDVIWFPPGEKHWHGASPTTAMTHIAIQEALNGSTAEWLGAVTDDQYAGEVAKD from the coding sequence ATGGACATCAAGCGCAGCGGATCGCAGCCTTCGAAGGCACCGCCACAATATTTCACCGGCACCGTCAGGCTCGACCCGATCGTCGAGGCGCCGGAGCCGGCCCGGGTCCGCGCCCTTTCGGTCACCTTCGAACCGGGTGCGCGCACCGACTGGCACACCCACCCGCTCGGCCAGACGCTGCTCGTCACGGCCGGCGCTGGCCTCGCCCAGGTCTGGGGCGAGCCGGTCCGGGCCATCCGCCCAGGCGACGTGATCTGGTTCCCGCCCGGCGAAAAACACTGGCACGGCGCATCCCCGACCACCGCCATGACCCATATCGCCATCCAGGAAGCGCTGAACGGCAGCACGGCGGAATGGCTGGGTGCGGTGACGGACGATCAATATGCAGGCGAGGTCGCGAAAGACTGA
- a CDS encoding DUF1062 domain-containing protein gives MCDILHLEWTATPKTPPRPILACSGCGLSRPFRSSGRIRLNANGKRLDAWLIYRCIACDGTWNRPIFERLTIRAIDPAMLEAMQASTPDCVARIEFDAQALKAKAGRIEESDDIETRKAVLRHDADWRRIAITLSLPYPTGLRLDRLLAAELQLSRSRLQALFDRQEIRIGPERKDALKRGVRDGTLITLDLRDEAERMAVSKAAMGG, from the coding sequence ATGTGCGACATCCTCCATCTCGAATGGACTGCAACCCCTAAAACCCCACCCCGGCCGATCCTTGCCTGCAGCGGCTGCGGGTTATCGAGACCGTTCCGCTCCAGCGGCCGCATCCGCCTCAATGCCAATGGCAAGCGGCTCGATGCCTGGCTCATCTACAGATGCATCGCCTGCGACGGCACCTGGAACCGGCCGATCTTCGAGCGGTTGACCATCCGGGCGATCGACCCTGCCATGCTCGAAGCGATGCAGGCGAGCACGCCGGACTGCGTGGCCCGCATCGAATTCGATGCGCAGGCGCTGAAGGCCAAGGCTGGACGCATCGAGGAAAGCGACGACATCGAGACGCGCAAGGCGGTGCTGCGCCACGATGCGGATTGGCGGCGGATCGCAATCACGCTTTCCCTGCCCTACCCGACCGGCCTGCGGCTCGACCGGCTGCTGGCGGCGGAACTTCAGCTTTCGCGCAGCCGGCTGCAGGCGCTTTTCGACAGGCAAGAAATCCGGATCGGGCCGGAGCGGAAGGACGCACTGAAACGCGGTGTCCGCGACGGCACCCTGATCACGCTCGACCTGCGCGACGAGGCCGAGCGAATGGCGGTGAGCAAGGCGGCGATGGGCGGTTGA
- the msrB gene encoding peptide-methionine (R)-S-oxide reductase MsrB, with the protein MSDVITPKVQKTDAEWRELLTPEQYRILRQAGTERAFTGPFWNSHEKGLYSCAACHEPLFVSDTKFDSGCGWPSYFEAVNPEAITEIRDVSHGMVRTEVRCSNCGGHLGHVFPDGPPPTGLRYCINGHAMDFEAMK; encoded by the coding sequence ATGTCCGATGTCATCACCCCGAAAGTCCAGAAGACCGATGCGGAGTGGCGCGAGCTCTTGACGCCCGAGCAGTACCGCATCCTGCGGCAGGCCGGCACCGAACGCGCCTTTACCGGGCCCTTCTGGAACAGCCATGAAAAGGGCCTCTACAGCTGCGCCGCCTGCCACGAGCCGCTGTTCGTCTCCGACACCAAGTTCGATTCCGGCTGCGGCTGGCCGAGCTATTTCGAGGCGGTGAATCCGGAGGCGATCACCGAAATCCGCGACGTGTCGCACGGCATGGTGCGCACCGAAGTCCGCTGCAGCAATTGCGGCGGCCATCTCGGCCACGTTTTTCCCGACGGCCCACCGCCGACCGGCCTGCGCTACTGCATCAACGGCCATGCAATGGATTTCGAGGCGATGAAGTGA
- a CDS encoding VOC family protein, with amino-acid sequence MTASLRINHLSIMVRDLTRSADFYHRVLRLPEIECKARKPNIRWFGIGDDQSIHLIEGDFGQTYVTMSTHLCIAVTDLDATVAHIATTGTKYGDLARNEGRIYTRADGVRSIYLQDPDGYWLEISEDY; translated from the coding sequence ATGACCGCGTCGCTTCGCATAAACCACCTGTCCATCATGGTTCGCGATCTAACCCGCAGCGCCGATTTCTATCACCGGGTCCTGCGCCTGCCGGAAATCGAGTGCAAGGCGCGCAAGCCGAACATCCGCTGGTTCGGTATCGGCGACGACCAGTCGATCCATCTGATCGAAGGCGATTTCGGCCAAACCTACGTCACCATGTCGACCCATCTCTGCATCGCTGTGACCGACCTCGACGCCACGGTCGCCCACATCGCCACAACCGGCACGAAATACGGCGATCTGGCGAGAAACGAGGGCAGGATCTACACCCGTGCCGATGGGGTGCGGTCGATCTACCTGCAGGACCCGGACGGCTATTGGCTCGAGATCAGCGAAGATTACTGA
- a CDS encoding GFA family protein, whose protein sequence is MSPRIATCSCGQLSIEVQGEPLGVGVCHCFACQRRTGSVFAALAGFAPDYKVSGKATEYVRTGDQGARFRFRFCPVCGTNLYHTEEGAEQHFVAVSVGAFADPGFPAPQDSVYDCRRHSWVKLPSGIIVYDKDPT, encoded by the coding sequence ATGTCGCCCCGCATAGCCACCTGTTCCTGCGGCCAGTTGTCGATCGAGGTCCAAGGGGAGCCGCTCGGCGTCGGCGTCTGTCATTGTTTCGCCTGCCAGCGTCGCACCGGCAGCGTCTTTGCCGCACTTGCCGGTTTCGCTCCGGACTACAAGGTTTCCGGCAAGGCCACCGAATATGTCCGCACCGGAGACCAGGGCGCCCGGTTCAGGTTCCGCTTCTGCCCCGTCTGCGGCACCAATCTCTATCATACGGAAGAGGGCGCCGAGCAGCATTTCGTGGCGGTCTCGGTCGGCGCCTTCGCCGATCCGGGCTTTCCGGCGCCGCAGGATTCGGTCTATGATTGCCGCCGGCATTCCTGGGTGAAACTGCCGTCCGGGATCATCGTCTACGACAAGGACCCGACCTGA
- a CDS encoding TetR/AcrR family transcriptional regulator yields the protein MARPKTMPDSEVLAAALKVMHEKGPEALTFASLATACGLSGSTLVQRFKNKEELARAALLFAWDDLDARTEAAIATAPKTPQGAVDILVAISGDYGGIEAYAEGLLMLREDFRDSRLRARGFAWGEVLSAAITACFAATPGAPDNIGMLMASQWQGCLLWWGFNPKGPIDAHVRRNLEAFVAAVLPGQ from the coding sequence ATGGCGCGACCAAAAACCATGCCGGACAGCGAGGTGCTGGCGGCGGCGCTGAAGGTGATGCACGAAAAAGGCCCGGAGGCGCTGACCTTCGCCTCGCTCGCGACCGCCTGCGGCCTTTCCGGCTCGACGCTCGTGCAGCGTTTCAAGAACAAGGAAGAACTTGCCCGCGCCGCGCTGCTGTTTGCCTGGGACGATCTCGACGCCAGGACAGAGGCGGCGATCGCCACCGCGCCGAAGACGCCTCAAGGTGCCGTGGACATTCTCGTTGCGATTTCCGGAGACTATGGGGGCATCGAAGCCTATGCCGAGGGCCTGCTGATGCTGCGGGAGGATTTTCGCGATTCTCGCCTGCGCGCCCGGGGCTTTGCCTGGGGCGAGGTTCTGTCCGCCGCGATCACCGCCTGTTTTGCAGCAACGCCGGGCGCGCCGGACAATATCGGCATGCTGATGGCCTCGCAGTGGCAGGGTTGTCTTCTCTGGTGGGGGTTCAACCCCAAGGGGCCGATCGACGCGCATGTGCGCCGGAACCTGGAAGCGTTTGTCGCAGCGGTGCTGCCCGGACAATAA
- a CDS encoding SDR family oxidoreductase, with protein sequence MSHVYKKPLEGKIALVAGATRGAGRGIAVELGAAGATVYVTGRTTRQKQSEYRRPETIEDTADLVTQAGGTGIAVPLDHLVPEDVAALVERIRREQGRLDILVNDIWGGEHLFEWDKPVWEHDLEKGLRMLRLAIDTHLITAHHALKLMIEKPGGLLVEVTDGTAEYNAEHYRLSPFYDLAKTAVTRMAWAHGKDLKKVGSTSVSITPGWLRSEMMLDIYEVTEENWRDALIAQPHFCISETPRFIGRAVAALAADPDRARWNGQSLSSGGLAKVYEFNDVDGSRPDCWRYMKEVQEPGKPADATGYR encoded by the coding sequence ATGTCGCACGTGTACAAAAAGCCGCTGGAGGGGAAAATCGCGCTGGTGGCAGGCGCCACGCGGGGTGCCGGGCGGGGTATCGCGGTCGAGCTCGGGGCGGCCGGTGCAACTGTTTATGTCACCGGCCGAACGACGCGGCAGAAACAGTCGGAATACCGCCGGCCGGAAACGATCGAGGACACTGCCGACCTGGTGACGCAAGCCGGCGGCACCGGCATTGCGGTGCCGCTCGATCACCTCGTCCCGGAGGATGTCGCAGCGCTCGTCGAGCGCATCCGCCGTGAGCAGGGGAGGCTCGATATCCTGGTCAACGACATCTGGGGCGGCGAACATCTGTTCGAATGGGACAAGCCGGTCTGGGAGCACGACCTTGAAAAGGGCCTGCGCATGCTGCGGCTGGCGATCGACACCCATCTGATCACCGCCCATCACGCGCTGAAGCTGATGATCGAAAAGCCGGGCGGCCTGCTGGTCGAGGTCACCGACGGCACCGCCGAATACAATGCCGAACACTACCGCCTCTCGCCTTTCTACGATCTTGCCAAGACGGCGGTGACGCGCATGGCCTGGGCGCATGGCAAGGACCTCAAGAAGGTGGGCAGCACCTCCGTGTCGATCACGCCGGGCTGGCTGCGCTCCGAGATGATGCTGGATATCTACGAGGTGACCGAGGAGAACTGGCGGGATGCGCTTATCGCCCAGCCGCATTTCTGCATTTCCGAAACCCCGCGCTTCATCGGCCGGGCGGTGGCAGCGCTTGCCGCCGATCCGGACCGGGCGCGCTGGAACGGCCAGTCGCTGTCGAGCGGCGGCCTTGCCAAGGTCTATGAGTTCAACGATGTCGATGGCTCGCGGCCGGATTGCTGGCGCTACATGAAAGAGGTTCAGGAGCCCGGCAAGCCGGCCGACGCCACCGGTTATCGCTGA